In Candidatus Nanopelagicales bacterium, the genomic window TCAGTGACGTGAGGTCGGTCGACTTGCCATGTTCGGTCGCCCACTTCGCCGCAGCATCGGGATCCAGCGTGATGAGCGCGCTGGCGAACTTGCGGTTGTTGGCGTGAACCACCATGTTTCCGGCGATGCCACAGACAGCCTTGAACTGGCTCTCGATCGCCGACGGAGCGATGTACTTACCACCGGAGGTCTTGACCAGGTCCTTCTTGCGGTCGGTGATCTTGACCCGGCCCATGGCGTCGATCTCGCCGATATCGCCGGTGGCGAAGTACCCGTCACCGACGAACACCTCAGCGGTGGCGTCGGGCTTATTGTGGTAGCCACGCATAACGCCGCCGCCCTTGATCAAGATTTCACCGTCGGCGGCAATCTTGACCTCTGTTGCTGGCAGCGGCTCACCAACTGTGCCGAACTTGATGTTGTCCGGGCGAACGATTGACGTAGCGGCACTGGTCTCGGTGAGGCCATAGCCCTCAAGGATCGGCATGCCGATGATGTTGAACCACTCGGCAATCTCGCTGGACAGAGCCGCCGATCCGCTGATGAAGTAGCGAACATGCCCGCCGAGGCGGTCGCGAATCTTCGAGAAGACGAGCTTGTCGGCGATTCCGAACTGAGCACCAAGCAGACCGCCCGGCGCCTTGCCATTGGCAAGTTCAGCGTCCTTGTAACGCTTGCCGACTCCAAAAGCCCAAGGGATGATCTTGGCCTTGGCGCCAGACTCGCTGGCGAACTGACCCTGCACACCCGCGTAGACCTTCTCAAAAATGCGGGGAACCCCTGCCATGAAGGTTGGCTGGACGACTGGCAAATTCTCTACGATCTTGGGAACGCGACCGTCGACTGCAGTGACGAAGCCGATCTGCAGCTGCGTGGCAATGAGCACGCTGCCGAAGACGTGGGCGAGCGGCAGCCACAAGAACTGCACGTCATCGACGTGGATGACATCGAGGCCGTCCAGTCCAGCTCCGATGTAACCCCAGTTGCCCTGGGTGAGTTCGACGCCCTTGGGCTTGCCCGTCGTACCCGACGTGTAGATCAGGGTCGCCAGCAGCTCTGGAGTGACTTGAGCTGAGCGATTCTTGACCACATCTGGTTCGGCCTTGAGCTTCTCTTTGCCCAACTCACGCAGGGCGTCCATGGTGATGACCCAATCGCCGTCTTCAGCGACTGGTTCACCCTTCATGAGGATGATCTTGCGTAGGTCGGGAAGCTCTGAGCGCTTGGCACGCACCTTGGCGACCTGGGACTCGTCCTGGGCGAACAGGAGCCGGCTGTCTGAGTCGCTAAGGATGTAGGCAACGTCTTCGGCACCGGTGGAGGCGTAAACGGTGGTTACCGCACCACCGGCAACCGCAACTGCCAGATCTGCCAGCACCCAGTCGAGGCTGGTTTCCGCGGCGATTCCCACCCGCTGCTCCAGCTCACAGCCCAGCGCGATCAGGCCAGCGGCAAGGTCGTTGACGTCGTCGCCGGTTTCCTTCCACGTCGTGGTGGCCCAGTTGCCGTCGTCGGTGGGGGCGCGGAATGCCTCGCGTGAGGGCGTCGCCTCGACACGATTGATGAAGAGTTGCGTCAGAGTCGGGGTGACTGCAGGCAGTTTTTCCCGACCAGTGGTTGTTGAAGCCATACCGGAGCTTCCTCCTGTGTTGCAGATGGGGAATCGATGGCGTCGCTCATCGATTTGGAACGGTCGACACTCACCATATTGTGAGTTAGGCAACTCTGCCGAACATATCGCAAGTCTGCAACCCGATCACGCAGGACCGGCGTCAAACTCCTCGTGGCTGCCCTGCCATGTGGCTTCGGGCCTGTTTCTCGCTGCCTAGTGCTTGCCAGAGTCTTCACTCGTTGAGAGCGCGGCGATGAACGCCTCTTGCGGGACCTCCACCCGGCCGACGGTCTTCATCCGCTTCTTGCCCTCTTTCTGCTTCTCCAGCAGTTTTCGCTTGCGACTGATGTCACCGCCATAACACTTGGCCAGTACGTCCTTGCGGATCGCTCGAATGGTTTCCCGCGCAATGATCCGGGCACCGATGGCCGCCTGAATGGGGACTTCGAACTGCTGCCGCGGAATGAGTTCGCGAAGTTTCGAGGCCATGCTGACGCCGTAGGGATAGGCCTTGTCTCGGTGGACGACTGCACTGAACGCGTCGACCGTCTCCCCTTGCAAGAGGATGTCAACTTTCACAAGGTCGGCAACCTGCTCACCCGAGCTCTCGTAGTCCAGAGACGCGTAGCCCTTGGTTCGGGACTTGAGTTGGTCGAAGAAGTCGAAGACGATCTCCGCCAGCGGCAGGGTGTAGCGCAACTCCACCCGATCGGCGGATAGGTAGTCCATCCCGAGCATGGTTCCGCGCCGGGTCTGACACAACTCCATGATTGCCCCGATGAAGTCGCTGGGGGCCAGGATCGTTGCCCGAACGATCGGCTCGTGAACCTCGGAGATCTTGCCGTCGGGAAACTCACTTGGATTGGTGACGACGTGCTCAGTCCCGTCATCCATGATCACTCGATAGACGACGTTGGGTGCGGTGGAGATGAGCTCCAAATCGAACTCGCGTTCAAGCCGCTCGCGCACGATCTCTAGGTGAAGCAGACCGAGGAAACCGCAGCGGAAGCCGAATCCGAGTGCGACCGAGGACTCAGGTTCGAAGACCAGCGCCGCATCGTTGAGCTTGAGCTTGTCCAGGGCGTCTCGCAACTCCGGGAAGTCCGACCCATCGAGGGGATACAGGCCAGAGAAGACCATGGGTTTGGGGTCGCGGTATCCGCCCAACGCCTGCTTCGCCGGATTGCTGGTGACCGTGATGGTGTCGCCAACGCGGGATTGACGAACGTCTTTGACGCCCGTGATCAGGTAGCCAACCTCACCGACCCCGAGGGCCTTGCTGGCAATCGGCTCGGGCGAGATAACCCCGACCTCAAGGGCCTCATGCGTCGATTTGGTACTCATCATCTGAACACGGTCGCGGTGCGCGAGCCTTCCGTCGATGACCCGAACGTAAGTGACAACGCCGCGGTAGGAGTCGTAGACCGAGTCAAAGATCAACGCTCGCGATGGGGCATCCGGGTCGCCGATCGGAGACGGTATCTGTTCCACGGCGAGGTTCAGTAACTCCTCCACCCCCTCGCCCGTCTTGGCACTGACCCGAAGAACGTCCTCCGGTTGGCAGCCGATGATGTGGGCTAGCTCAGCGGCATACTTCTCCGGCTGGGCTGCTGGCAGGTCAATCTTGTTCAGAACCGGAATGACCTGCAGGTCGTTTTCCAACGCGAGGTACAGGTTGGCCAGTGTCTGGGCTTCGATGCCCTGAGCAGCGTCAACGAGAAGGATGGCACCCTCACAGGCCGCGAGGCTCCGCGAGACCTCGTAGGTGAAGTCGACGTGTCCAGGCGTATCGATCAGGTTCAATACGTAAGTGATGCCGTCTGAAGCGGTGAAGGGCAGTCGTACGGCTTGAGACTTAATGGTGATTCCACGTTCGCGCTCGATGTCCATGCGGTCGAGATACTGCGCCCGCATCTGCCGCGCATCAACAACACCAGTTAGCTGCAACATGCGGTCTGCCAGCGTCGACTTGCCGTGGTCAATGTGGGCAATGATGCAGAAGTTGCGGATCAACGCCGGCGGTGTACTACCGGGTCCTGGTGCATTCACACGGGCAATCGTCGCATCCCGGCTCGCGGCAACGGTGGCCAACCGAGGGGGTGGGCGCGCTATCTTGACTCACCGGGTACTCTTGAGGACTAGGTAAGACCTATCTCCGTCAGATTCAAATCAGTGACGGCTGCATGTGCCGCCGATCGCAGACTTGAAGAAACCTCCTCTATCACAGCGAGCGTGGATTAACCGTGGCCAATATCAAGTCCCAGATCAAGCGCATCAAGACCAATAACGCGCGTCACGAGCGCAACAAAGCGGTCAAGAGCGAACTGAAGACTTCCGTGCGCCGCGTTCATGAAGCCGCCGCCGAGGGAGATACCGCGAAGCTCGAGCAGGCAGCGCGTCACGCCACTCGAGAGCTAGACAAAGCCGTGAGCAAGGGCGTCATTCACAAGAACCAGGCCGCGAATCGCAAGTCGGCTATCGACAAGGCCGCAGCCGCCAAGTAGCCGGTTAGCGCTTACCGAGGTTGGTCACGGCCTGCTCCATCAGCAGACCCTTCTGAACCGGCTCGAGTTGGTCGCCCTCTCGCAGGCCACCTTTCACCGCCGCATCAAGTCCACCGAGGACGAGCATGGCTTTGGCCAGGTCAACCGTGTGCCATCGGCGAGCCTGACTTCGGAGGACCTTGAGTTTCCAGGTGGGCACTCGAACCTCAATCGCCAGATCCCGATCCGACATACCGGTAGGCGCCGCATCCAGGGCAATGACCTGACGAATCCGGTTTGCCAACGAGGCGACCGTGGCCGGTCCCAACCTCGCACCCTCGGTGCCCTCGGCGAGGCGAAGCAACCGCAGCGCCTGGGAGCTTTTCTTGTCCAGCACCGCATCGGCGATTTGAAACCCGGTGACCTCAACCGTGCCACCGAAATAGCGGGTGACAGCATCGCCGTCGATCTGGTTGCCCTCAATGTCGCTAGCCAATTGGGCACATGCGGAGGCAAGCGCCCGGACATCGCTACCCACCGCTCCGATCAATAGGGCTTGTGCCTCCGGACTCATCCGGACCTTGTTACGCCGCGCCTCAGCGGAGACGAACTCCGCTACTGCGCGCCCTTTGACCTCGGGGCAGTCGACTCGGCGGCTAGCCAGAGCGGCCAGTCGATCGATGATCTTCTTGCCCCTTGCGCCACCGGCGTGCAACACGACCATCGCCACGCCATCAGTTGGCTCCGCGGCGAAGCCCGCGATCGCCTGCAGTGCGCCATCGTCAGCACTTTCCACCTTGTCGACGATGACCACTGAGCCGCCACCGAACAACGTCGGAGAGCAGGCTTCGGCGATGGTTCCGGCCGCGCCGGCCTCTGTGCAATCGATGGTGCGGCGTTCGGTATCCGGGTCGGCCCGGCGAGCGGCGGAAAGGACCTCGTCAACGGCACGCTCGGCGAGCAACTGTTCTGGTCCCACGACAAGTGTCAATGTGGGTACCTGAGAGCTAGTAGTCATCGCCCAAAGCATCCCACGGTAGGCGCTACTGCGTGCGCCGGGTGACCATTCCCGCACGTCCATCAGCGGTGGTCACCACTGCGATGTCACCGCCGGTATCCGTACGGCCGACGAGCGCTCCAGTTGCCTGCCACGCATCGATGGTCACCGGTGAGGGGTGGCCGTACCCATTGCCGACGCCAGCCGATGCGATGGCTATGCGCGCATCAGTCCAGTTGATCAAGCGAGGACTCTGGTTTCTCGAGCCGTGATGGGGAATCTTGACGACATCCAATGCCTGCGGTGTGCCCGAGTTGATCAATTGCTCCTGGGCAGCGGGTTCAAGATCTCCCGGCACGAGGATCCGAAGGTCGCCGGCCTCAATCAGCAAAGTGACCGAGGCGTTGTTCGGGTCCGAGCCTTGTCCACGCAGGACGCGCTGCGGCCACAGCACCTGATACCGGGCCGACCCGACCGTGGCTTGCTCACCGACCGCAGCAACCTCCGGACCCAGTTGCTGCTCCGCGAGCCAACCCGTGACCCGGCGCACCTCACCCGCAGGTTCAGCCAGTGGGCTGACCAGAACCCGGCCGATGCTTCGATCGCGCAGCAGCCCGGGCAAACCCTCGACGTGATCGGCATGGAAGTGAGTCAGCACCAGCAGATCAATAGCAACGATCCCGAGGTCGGACAGGCAACGATCGACTGATCGTGGATCCGGACCGGCATCGATGACGATCGCGTGCTGCGGTCGTGTTCCTATCACGGTGGAGTCACCCTGACCAACGTCGCAGAACACCGCAGACCAGCGCGGCGGCGGCCACGCGCCGGTGGCAACTGTCGACCGCAGCGCGATGGCGATTGCGAGCGCAGCCGCTCCAAACAGAGCCAGCAGTCGGCGCGATGGCGACCGCCGGATCAACCACCAACCGACGACAATGCCGACGATCACCAGCACTGCCCCCAGGAGACCCTGCGGCCACGGAAGGACGGCCCACGTCACCGTCGCACAGGCGCGCGCGACCATCGCGATCCACTCGGTGGCGATACCTGCGGCCCACGCCAGCCTGGCGGCCACGTCTGGGCGCCAGGGAGCGACCAACGCGGTGATGATGCCGATCACCGTGGCTGGCGGAACCGCCGGGGTTGCGAGGAGATTGGCTGGAATGCCAATCAACGGCAGCCCGCCACCGATCGCGGCCACCAGCGGGGCCGTCGCGATTTGGGCTGCGACCGTGATTCCCACCGCATCCCGGACGAACCCGCGAAACCTACTGAGGTCGTCTCGATTCCGAGCGAACTGGGCGTAAACCACCAGGCCGAGGGTCGCCGCCACGGACAACGCAAAACCCAACGAGAGCGACAGCCACGGGTCGATCAACAGGAGGATGACGACGCTGGCTGCCAACACCGCGCCGGGGGCCCGCGATCTGCCCGTGGTCAGCGCTACCAACGCAATGCCACCCATGACGGCTGCCCGGAGCACACTGGCTTCAGGCCCGACGACCCCCACGAAACCCACTAGTGCCAGTCCCGCCAGCACAGCCGAAACACGCCGCGGCAGCCGCAGGGACCGGCACATGAGCAGCACGCCGCCGGTTGCGATCGCCAGATTGCTGCCACTGACGGCGGTGAGGTGACTCATGCCCACGCGACGCATGTCGGCAATCAAGTCCGGTGGCATCTGGCTCTCGTCGCCGACGACCAATCCGGGAAGCAGCCCTTGTGAATCCGGCGCGAGTCCAGCGGCGGCGTGGATCATCGACACGCGGATCGTTTGGGCGATCCGGTTCCATCCGCTGGCACCCTGGACGGCCATCGGCGGACCTCGCAGGGACACCATGGCCGCACTTGGCTGACCGGGCCACGGTGACCGCAGGACTGCCAGTGCGCGCATCCGTGCGCCCGGCACTGGTGTCGCGCTCGAAGATCCCGCTGACTGAGCTTGCTCACCGTCAGACGGAGTGGCGGTGGACGACACAGTCACCGGCACCCGAAGTGCCCAGGTGCTGCTGGCCGCACTGAGCTGGTGCAGGGTTGCCGCTGCGGTCCATCGACGGCCCACACCGGGTCCACCGAACGAGGTCGTGATGTCGCTGAATTTGGGCGTTGATGTGAGCGTGTATTCGACCGTCACGTGCGCCCCTCGGCTCACCAGCTCAGCCAGTGGGGGCGCGCGCAACGGCGCGGTGCGCAACCCCGCCAAAGCTGCTCCGACGATCACCGTCGTCACGCCCAAGGCGACCACCAACCGAGTCGTGGGTCGCCGCCAAGCGATGACGGTAACGAGAAGAAGCAACGCACCAGCGACGACCAGTGACCCGGTGCGGTACTGGGAGGCGCCAGGGTCGGACAGCGCCAAGACGCCCGCCTCCGACAGCCACAGGCAGGCAGCAATGGGAACCATGCGCAGTTCGCGAG contains:
- a CDS encoding long-chain fatty acid--CoA ligase, whose product is MASTTTGREKLPAVTPTLTQLFINRVEATPSREAFRAPTDDGNWATTTWKETGDDVNDLAAGLIALGCELEQRVGIAAETSLDWVLADLAVAVAGGAVTTVYASTGAEDVAYILSDSDSRLLFAQDESQVAKVRAKRSELPDLRKIILMKGEPVAEDGDWVITMDALRELGKEKLKAEPDVVKNRSAQVTPELLATLIYTSGTTGKPKGVELTQGNWGYIGAGLDGLDVIHVDDVQFLWLPLAHVFGSVLIATQLQIGFVTAVDGRVPKIVENLPVVQPTFMAGVPRIFEKVYAGVQGQFASESGAKAKIIPWAFGVGKRYKDAELANGKAPGGLLGAQFGIADKLVFSKIRDRLGGHVRYFISGSAALSSEIAEWFNIIGMPILEGYGLTETSAATSIVRPDNIKFGTVGEPLPATEVKIAADGEILIKGGGVMRGYHNKPDATAEVFVGDGYFATGDIGEIDAMGRVKITDRKKDLVKTSGGKYIAPSAIESQFKAVCGIAGNMVVHANNRKFASALITLDPDAAAKWATEHGKSTDLTSLSKDPDMIAYIQSSVDQLNSGLNKWETIKKFEILDRDFTVDEGELTPSLKVKRKVVEERYSDLLNSLYS
- the lepA gene encoding translation elongation factor 4 — protein: MNAPGPGSTPPALIRNFCIIAHIDHGKSTLADRMLQLTGVVDARQMRAQYLDRMDIERERGITIKSQAVRLPFTASDGITYVLNLIDTPGHVDFTYEVSRSLAACEGAILLVDAAQGIEAQTLANLYLALENDLQVIPVLNKIDLPAAQPEKYAAELAHIIGCQPEDVLRVSAKTGEGVEELLNLAVEQIPSPIGDPDAPSRALIFDSVYDSYRGVVTYVRVIDGRLAHRDRVQMMSTKSTHEALEVGVISPEPIASKALGVGEVGYLITGVKDVRQSRVGDTITVTSNPAKQALGGYRDPKPMVFSGLYPLDGSDFPELRDALDKLKLNDAALVFEPESSVALGFGFRCGFLGLLHLEIVRERLEREFDLELISTAPNVVYRVIMDDGTEHVVTNPSEFPDGKISEVHEPIVRATILAPSDFIGAIMELCQTRRGTMLGMDYLSADRVELRYTLPLAEIVFDFFDQLKSRTKGYASLDYESSGEQVADLVKVDILLQGETVDAFSAVVHRDKAYPYGVSMASKLRELIPRQQFEVPIQAAIGARIIARETIRAIRKDVLAKCYGGDISRKRKLLEKQKEGKKRMKTVGRVEVPQEAFIAALSTSEDSGKH
- the rpsT gene encoding 30S ribosomal protein S20, with product MANIKSQIKRIKTNNARHERNKAVKSELKTSVRRVHEAAAEGDTAKLEQAARHATRELDKAVSKGVIHKNQAANRKSAIDKAAAAK
- the holA gene encoding DNA polymerase III subunit delta, whose protein sequence is MTTSSQVPTLTLVVGPEQLLAERAVDEVLSAARRADPDTERRTIDCTEAGAAGTIAEACSPTLFGGGSVVIVDKVESADDGALQAIAGFAAEPTDGVAMVVLHAGGARGKKIIDRLAALASRRVDCPEVKGRAVAEFVSAEARRNKVRMSPEAQALLIGAVGSDVRALASACAQLASDIEGNQIDGDAVTRYFGGTVEVTGFQIADAVLDKKSSQALRLLRLAEGTEGARLGPATVASLANRIRQVIALDAAPTGMSDRDLAIEVRVPTWKLKVLRSQARRWHTVDLAKAMLVLGGLDAAVKGGLREGDQLEPVQKGLLMEQAVTNLGKR
- a CDS encoding ComEC/Rec2 family competence protein; the protein is MVPIAACLWLSEAGVLALSDPGASQYRTGSLVVAGALLLLVTVIAWRRPTTRLVVALGVTTVIVGAALAGLRTAPLRAPPLAELVSRGAHVTVEYTLTSTPKFSDITTSFGGPGVGRRWTAAATLHQLSAASSTWALRVPVTVSSTATPSDGEQAQSAGSSSATPVPGARMRALAVLRSPWPGQPSAAMVSLRGPPMAVQGASGWNRIAQTIRVSMIHAAAGLAPDSQGLLPGLVVGDESQMPPDLIADMRRVGMSHLTAVSGSNLAIATGGVLLMCRSLRLPRRVSAVLAGLALVGFVGVVGPEASVLRAAVMGGIALVALTTGRSRAPGAVLAASVVILLLIDPWLSLSLGFALSVAATLGLVVYAQFARNRDDLSRFRGFVRDAVGITVAAQIATAPLVAAIGGGLPLIGIPANLLATPAVPPATVIGIITALVAPWRPDVAARLAWAAGIATEWIAMVARACATVTWAVLPWPQGLLGAVLVIVGIVVGWWLIRRSPSRRLLALFGAAALAIAIALRSTVATGAWPPPRWSAVFCDVGQGDSTVIGTRPQHAIVIDAGPDPRSVDRCLSDLGIVAIDLLVLTHFHADHVEGLPGLLRDRSIGRVLVSPLAEPAGEVRRVTGWLAEQQLGPEVAAVGEQATVGSARYQVLWPQRVLRGQGSDPNNASVTLLIEAGDLRILVPGDLEPAAQEQLINSGTPQALDVVKIPHHGSRNQSPRLINWTDARIAIASAGVGNGYGHPSPVTIDAWQATGALVGRTDTGGDIAVVTTADGRAGMVTRRTQ